CAGGCCGGCGGCGGCGGTGTCCGGCAGCCCCCTCCCCGGGGTCTCGTCCAGGCTCCGGCGCAGCCGCCGGACCTCCTCGCGCCAGCGGCCCGCATAGGGGTCGTTGCCCTGCCTGACGGCACGCCAGACGGCGCCGAGGTCGTCCCCGAGCGCGCGCGGCGGCTCCTCGGAGAGCAGCGCGACCACCTCCGCGGCCCGTCGGGAGCCGACCTCGGCCGCGCCGTCGAGCAGCGCGCGGGCGAGCCGGGGGTGCAGCCCGGTGCGGGCGAGGCCGGTGCCGCGCGCGGTGGCCCGGCCGTCCTCGTCGACCGCGCCCAGGGCCCGCAGGGTCTGCCGGGCGGCGGCCATCGCGCCGGCCGGCGGGGCGTCGGGCAGGGCCAGGCCGCGCGCGTCCGGGTCGCCCCAGCAGGCGGCCTGGAGGGCGAAGGAGGTGAGGTCGGCGAGTGCGATCTCCGGGGTGGGGAAGCGGGCGGCGAGGGCGTCCTCGGCCTCGTTCCAGCAGCGGTAGACCGTGCCGGGTGCCTCGCGTCCGGCCCGTCCGGCGCGCTGGCGGGCGGCGGCCAGCGAGGCCCTCACCGTCACCAGGGCGGCGAGGCCCCGGGCGTGGTCGGTGCGCGGCTCGCGGGCCAGCCCGGCGTCCACCACGGTCCGCACCCCGGGGACGGTGAGCGAGGACTCGGCGACCGAGGTGGCCAGGATGACCCGCCGGGCGCCGCCGGCGGTGAGTGCCGCGTCCTGGACGGCCTGCGGGGCCCGGCCGTGCAGCTGCAGCACCTCCGCCGGCGCGCCGGCCAGCAGGCCCGCGACCCGGGAGATCTCGCCGACGCCGGGCAGGAAGCAGAGCAGGTCGCCGGTCCGCTCGGCCAGCGCCCGCCGGACGGTGGCGGCGACGTGCTCCAGCAGCAGCGGGTCGGTACGGGTGCCCTGCGGGGCGCGCACGGCGCGCGGCGGGGGCGCCCAGACGACGTCGACGGCGTGCGACACCCCGTGTGCCTCGATCACCCGGGCCGGCCCGTCGGGCCCGCCGAGCAGTCGCGCCCAGGCCTCGGTGTCGGAGGTCGCCGAGGCACAGACCAGTCGCAGCTCGGGGCGGAGCGCGGCGCGGACGTCCAGCAGGAAGGCCAGCGCGGTGTCGGCGTCCAGATGCCGCTCGTGGCACTCGTCCAGGACGACGGTGCCGACGCCGGCCAGCTCCGGGTCCCGCTGGAGCCGCTGGAGCAGCACACCGGTGGTGACCACCTCGACCACGGTGGCGGGGCCGACCCGCCGCTCGCCCCGGATCGCGTACCCGACGCGCCCACCCGGCTGCTCGCCGAGCAGCCAGGCCATCCGCCGCGCCGCCGCCCGGACGGCGAGCCGGCGTGGCTCGGCCACCAGCACCCGGCCGGGCGGCCCGGGCGGCCCGCCGGCCAGACCGGCCAGCGCCAACGGCACCAGGGTGGTCTTGCCGGTGCCGGGCGGCGCCGCCAGCACGGCCACGCCGTCGGCGGCCAGTGCGTGCCGCAGGGCGGGGACGGCCTCGCGGACCGGAAGGTCGAGCCAGGCGGGGTTCAGCGCGGCGGAGGTGTCGGTCAAGGCCGGTTCAGCCCCGCTGCGTGACGAAGATCGCGGTGCCGGGGATGTGCCGTCCGCGCAGCGGGCTCCAGCCGCCCCACTCCTGCTCCAGACCGGCCGGCCACTCGGGCTCGACCAGGTCGAGCAGCCGGAAGCCGGCCGCGGTCAGCTCACGGACCCGGTCGCCGAGGGTGCGGTGGTGCTCGACGTAGGTGGCCCGCCCCTGCTCGTCCTCCTCGACGTACGGGGTCCGGTCGAAGTAGGAGGCGACGGCGGTCAGGCCCTCCACCCCGGGCTCGTCGGGGAAGGCCCAGCGGATCGGGTGGGTGACCGAGAAGACCCAGCGCCCGCCCGGCCGCAGCACCCGGTGCACCTCGCGCATCAGCTGCTCGGTGTCGGCGCTGAAGGGCACCGCGCCGTACGCGGAGCAGGCCAGGTCGAAGGAGCCGTCGGCGAACGGCAGCACCGCGGCGTCCGCCTGCACCACGGGGACGACGGCGGCGCCGCGACCGAGGTCGATCCGCCGGGAGTGCTGGAGCTGGCGGTGGGAGATGTCCAGGGCGACCGGGCGGGCGCCGCGCGCGGCCAGCCAGCGCGAGCACTGCGCCGCGCCCGCACCGATCTCCAGGATGTCGCGGCCCTTCCAGGACGAGGGCTCGCCGAGCAGCCGGGCGTCGGCCTCGTCCAGGCCCTCGGGGCACCAGGTGAAGCGGTCGTCGCCGAGGAACTCGCCGTGCTCGTCCTGGTACTCGTCCGCGTTGCGGTCCCACCAGTGGCGGCTGGCCCGGCTGCTCTCGCCGGCCTCGGCGGCGCGCCGGACGGCGTCGTTCTCGTCCTCCCCGGGCAGGGCCGTGGCCTGCGGTTCGAGCAGAGGATCAGGGGTGGTGGCCAAGGTGGTAGTGCCCGTCGCGTAGGGTGTCGTCTGCGGAAAGCGCCGCTGTTCCGAGTCTGTCCCGTACGGGTCAGCTCCGGGACGGTGGCATCCGGGGAGCGGGCCCCTGCGGCTGCCACCCGACACACCGGCCGAGCCGGCGTGAAGGGGCGCGGTTGCGAGGATATGGCCTGATCCACACCGGCCTCCACCGTCTCGCCACAGTTGGCGTTGACCGTGCCCGGCTGTCCCCGTATGCTACAAGTTGCGCTGCGGGCCTGCGCGCCTCGGACGGAGCAGGTCGCGCTCGCATCTGTCGAAGACCCCACGGTCGCAAGACGGACACCGGATCTCGGATTCTTTCTGGGAATCACCGGTGCGCCGTGCATCTGGCTGTCCGGCTTTCGGTGGGAGCGATACGGGCCCTCCGCGTGGCATTACCTACGACTTCATGTCCGTACCGGAGCCCTTTTCCTAATGACGAGCCCCACCGACTCCTCCCTCAGCACCACCCCGCAGGTTGCGGTCAACGACATCGGCGACGCTGAGGCATTCCTCGCGGCGATCGACGAGACCATCAAGTACTTCAACGATGGCGACATCGTCGAGGGCATCATCGTGAAGGTCGACCGTGACGAGGTTCTCCTCGACATCGGTTACAAGACCGAGGGTGTGATCCCTTCCCGCGAGCTCTCGATCAAGCACGACGTTGACCCGCACGAGGTCGTCAAGGTCGGCGACGAGATCGAGGCCCTGGTTCTCCAGAAGGAGGACAAGGAGGGTCGTCTGATCCTGTCCAAGAAGCGCGCACAGTACGAGCGCGCCTGGGGCACGATCGAGAAGATCAAGGAAGAGGACGGGATCGTCACCGGTACCGTCATCGAGGTCGTCAAGGGTGGTCTCATCCTCGACATCGGCCTCCGTGGCTTCCTGCCGGCCTCGCTCGTCGAGATGCGCCGCGTCCGCGACCTCCAGCCCTACGTGGGCAAGGAGCTCGAGGCCAAGATCATCGAGCTGGACAAGAACCGCAACAACGTGGTCCTGTCCCGCCGTGCCTGGCTGGAGCAGACCCAGAGCGAGGTCCGCCAGACCTTCCTCACCACCCTGCAGAAGGGTCAGGTGCGCTCCGGCGTCGTCTCCT
The sequence above is drawn from the Kitasatospora sp. NBC_00315 genome and encodes:
- the hrpB gene encoding ATP-dependent helicase HrpB, translated to MTDTSAALNPAWLDLPVREAVPALRHALAADGVAVLAAPPGTGKTTLVPLALAGLAGGPPGPPGRVLVAEPRRLAVRAAARRMAWLLGEQPGGRVGYAIRGERRVGPATVVEVVTTGVLLQRLQRDPELAGVGTVVLDECHERHLDADTALAFLLDVRAALRPELRLVCASATSDTEAWARLLGGPDGPARVIEAHGVSHAVDVVWAPPPRAVRAPQGTRTDPLLLEHVAATVRRALAERTGDLLCFLPGVGEISRVAGLLAGAPAEVLQLHGRAPQAVQDAALTAGGARRVILATSVAESSLTVPGVRTVVDAGLAREPRTDHARGLAALVTVRASLAAARQRAGRAGREAPGTVYRCWNEAEDALAARFPTPEIALADLTSFALQAACWGDPDARGLALPDAPPAGAMAAARQTLRALGAVDEDGRATARGTGLARTGLHPRLARALLDGAAEVGSRRAAEVVALLSEEPPRALGDDLGAVWRAVRQGNDPYAGRWREEVRRLRRSLDETPGRGLPDTAAAGLVVALAFPERIARARVDKPEPGARSPYLMASGTAAETAPGTALTGLPWLAVAVADRPAGSPSARILHAAALDESTARLAGAPLLTGRAEVRWATPPGGRRGDLAARRVESLGAIELAAVPLTSPDPALVRAALLEGLAREGVTDLLSWSPAAAALRERLAFLHRALGEPWPDVGDDALLAAVDRWLEPELSRARRRSALERLDTAAALHRLLPWATGQAGRLEELAPERITVPSGSRIRVDYSGERPVLAVKLQELFGWAAAPALAGGRVPLTVHLLSPAGRPAAVTGDLASFWREGYRAVRAELRGRYPRHPWPEDPGTAEPTRRLNQRR
- a CDS encoding class I SAM-dependent methyltransferase, translated to MLEPQATALPGEDENDAVRRAAEAGESSRASRHWWDRNADEYQDEHGEFLGDDRFTWCPEGLDEADARLLGEPSSWKGRDILEIGAGAAQCSRWLAARGARPVALDISHRQLQHSRRIDLGRGAAVVPVVQADAAVLPFADGSFDLACSAYGAVPFSADTEQLMREVHRVLRPGGRWVFSVTHPIRWAFPDEPGVEGLTAVASYFDRTPYVEEDEQGRATYVEHHRTLGDRVRELTAAGFRLLDLVEPEWPAGLEQEWGGWSPLRGRHIPGTAIFVTQRG